A genomic stretch from Sceloporus undulatus isolate JIND9_A2432 ecotype Alabama chromosome 5, SceUnd_v1.1, whole genome shotgun sequence includes:
- the SPCS3 gene encoding signal peptidase complex subunit 3 has protein sequence MNTVLTRANSLFAFSLSVMAALTFGCFITTAFKERTVPVSIAVSRVMIKNVEDFTGPGERSDLGIITFDISADLHSIFDWNVKQLFLYLSAEYSTKNNALNQVVLWDKIILRGDNPKLLLKDMKSKYFFFDDGNGLKGNRNVTLTLSWNVVPNAGILPLVTGAGHVSVPFPDTYKTAKSY, from the exons aTGAACACCGTCCTGACCCGCGCCAACTCCCTCTTCGCCTTCTCGCTCAGCGTCATGGCGGCGCTGACCTTCGGCTGCTTCATCACCACGGCCTTCAAGGAGCGCACCGTCCCCGTCAGCATCGCCGTCTCCAGGGTCATGAT AAAAAATGTAGAAGATTTCACAGGCCCAGGAGAACGAAGTGACCTTGGAATCATTACTTTTGACATTAGTGCAG ATCTTCATAGTATATTTGACTGGAATGTGAAACAGTTATTTCTGTATTTATCAGCAGAATATTCAACAAAGAACAAT GCTTTGAACCAGGTTGTCCTCTGGGACAAAATCATTTTGAGAGGAGATAACCCAAAATTGCTTTTGAAAGATATGAAatcaaaatatttcttctttgATGATGGAAATGGTCTGAA GGGCAACAGAAACGTCACGTTGACTCTCTCATGGAATGTCGTACCAAATGCAGGCATCCTACCTCTTGTGACAGGAGCAGGACATGTATCAGTTCCTTTTCCAGATActtacaaaacagcaaaaagcTATTAA